The Sodalis praecaptivus genome includes a region encoding these proteins:
- a CDS encoding GntR family transcriptional regulator codes for MQKNDDEKDVRSFGRLRDGEGAPLYEVVKRHISDSIVKGALVPGTVLPSENSLAADFGVSVGTIRKALAALSADGMLMRRRKTGTVVTGWPTLHNLSHFFQYFRLHDKAGGLLQSETQLLDYQVSAAGEIEAEKLQMVVGEEVIRLKRLRRVKGIAAMHETLVLPAARLPGFPRAEQLPPLLYRYLFERYDLRVAAVREQITATMANEADATLLELTLPHAIMVIDEISFDQSAIPVILAHHRFSTEHFIYVNEIR; via the coding sequence ATGCAAAAAAACGATGACGAGAAGGATGTCCGCAGTTTCGGACGCCTGCGTGACGGTGAAGGCGCGCCACTGTATGAAGTGGTGAAGCGCCACATTAGCGATTCGATCGTTAAGGGCGCGCTTGTACCAGGCACGGTTTTACCCAGCGAAAACAGTCTCGCGGCGGATTTTGGCGTCTCGGTCGGCACTATCCGTAAGGCGCTGGCCGCGTTAAGCGCGGATGGGATGCTAATGCGTCGGCGCAAAACGGGCACAGTCGTCACCGGCTGGCCAACGTTGCATAATCTCAGCCATTTCTTTCAGTACTTTCGTCTGCACGACAAAGCAGGCGGCCTGCTACAGTCCGAGACGCAATTGTTGGATTACCAGGTGAGCGCTGCCGGTGAAATTGAAGCAGAAAAGCTACAAATGGTGGTAGGAGAGGAAGTCATTCGCTTAAAACGTTTGCGCCGGGTGAAAGGGATCGCGGCGATGCATGAAACGCTGGTCTTGCCCGCGGCACGTTTGCCTGGGTTTCCGCGAGCGGAGCAGTTGCCTCCCTTACTTTATCGATATTTATTTGAGCGTTACGATCTGCGCGTGGCCGCGGTGCGGGAACAGATTACCGCAACGATGGCAAACGAAGCAGACGCAACTCTGCTGGAGCTGACCTTACCCCATGCCATCATGGTGATTGATGAAATTTCCTTTGATCAAAGCGCCATTCCGGTGATACTGGCGCACCACCGTTTCAGCACCGAACATTTTATCTACGTGAATGAGATTCGGTAA
- a CDS encoding ABC transporter permease, with translation MTASYLLKRFFLMIYTLVVVSLLVFGITQLLPADAATTLLGQNATPEALAAVRARLGLDAPAWLQYWHWLAHAVQGDFGVSMRNGLAVGPTLLNALSRSLLLAICALVLMLMIALPLGIWAAVRRGKTADVLVSVLSYVGISFPEFVTATLVLLLFADVWQVLPATGYVPLMENFTSGVQHLILPSITVALILVAHVSRMVRSEMVDVLHTDYIRAAWLKGLSRRRILWRHALRNGLLPTITIVALDVGYLLGGIVVVEEIFAIPGIGRELIVAVQARDLPTIQAGVMILATTYSVVNFLADVAYAMLDKRITYA, from the coding sequence GTGACCGCAAGTTATCTGCTTAAACGCTTTTTCCTGATGATTTACACCCTCGTTGTGGTGTCGCTGCTCGTGTTTGGTATCACGCAGCTGCTGCCTGCCGATGCGGCCACCACGTTGTTGGGGCAAAACGCCACGCCGGAAGCGCTGGCGGCAGTACGCGCGCGGCTCGGGCTCGATGCTCCCGCCTGGCTGCAATACTGGCATTGGCTGGCTCATGCAGTGCAGGGAGACTTTGGCGTTTCGATGCGCAACGGACTAGCGGTGGGGCCGACGCTACTTAACGCGCTGTCGCGCTCTCTGCTGTTAGCGATATGCGCGCTGGTGTTGATGCTTATGATTGCTCTTCCGCTGGGCATCTGGGCCGCCGTTCGGCGCGGTAAAACTGCGGATGTGCTGGTCAGCGTGCTCTCCTATGTCGGCATCTCGTTTCCCGAATTTGTTACTGCTACGCTGGTGTTGCTGCTTTTCGCCGATGTCTGGCAGGTGCTGCCTGCCACCGGTTATGTGCCGTTGATGGAAAATTTCACCAGCGGCGTTCAGCATCTGATCCTACCTTCGATCACGGTGGCGCTAATTCTTGTGGCGCATGTGTCGCGAATGGTGCGTTCCGAAATGGTGGACGTGCTGCATACCGATTACATCCGCGCCGCCTGGCTGAAAGGCCTATCACGCCGCCGCATCCTGTGGCGTCACGCGCTGCGCAATGGCCTGCTGCCGACTATCACCATTGTGGCGCTCGACGTAGGTTACCTGCTTGGCGGCATCGTGGTGGTGGAGGAGATCTTCGCTATCCCCGGCATTGGCCGCGAGCTGATAGTTGCGGTGCAGGCGCGCGATCTGCCGACCATTCAGGCCGGGGTAATGATTCTTGCGACTACCTATTCTGTGGTGAACTTCCTCGCGGATGTCGCCTACGCCATGCTTGATAAACGGATTACCTATGCCTGA
- a CDS encoding ABC transporter substrate-binding protein gives MCAMKGLNRRQFLASSTLVTGAALLPWSFTSRAAAVAVSTTGGTPHKGGVLRISVDQAVTMLNPQQARVNPEYLVAELLYSGLTRLTQEMKAEADLAQSWQSSTDLKQWTFTLRPGLRFSDGSPLTSADVVASLQAILDPKNASPGQHNIGPIKTVSAADASTVVIETDVPYADLPVMLTYPVAKVIPVSIATGDLTRLNKEALGAGPFKLVSYDPERKIVVERNPHYYDPQRPYIDGVEVVVYPDGIAESSALIAGDTDLMLSAQASEFSRLTKSPDIQPLRVSSGQFLNINMGCDQKPFNDPRVRQALALCVDRQATVDFVANGFGTAGEDNPVNSAYPYFAALAKKAVDYSKAKALLAQAGYPNGLDLKLIASDKPSTRTQLGIALREMAKPGGFRIEVQTMAHSTYLDQVWKKNNFYVGFYNMQPTPDAVFSLLYTSSAAWNETRWNNADFDAAVSAARETADPAQRAGLYGKAQQLMYDEVPSLIPTFFDLLAASRDYVAGYHLHPRGAVFRLDHVWLTDKAPKRAV, from the coding sequence ATGTGTGCAATGAAAGGGTTAAACCGTCGGCAGTTTCTCGCCAGTTCCACCCTCGTCACCGGCGCGGCGCTGCTGCCCTGGTCGTTTACCAGCCGGGCAGCGGCCGTTGCCGTCAGCACCACAGGCGGTACGCCGCATAAAGGTGGGGTGCTGCGCATCAGCGTGGATCAGGCGGTGACCATGCTCAACCCGCAGCAGGCGCGCGTCAACCCGGAATATCTGGTGGCCGAGCTGCTGTACAGCGGCCTGACGCGCCTCACGCAGGAGATGAAAGCCGAAGCCGATCTGGCCCAGTCCTGGCAGTCGAGTACCGATTTGAAACAATGGACTTTCACCCTGCGTCCTGGTCTACGCTTTAGCGATGGATCGCCCCTGACTTCCGCCGATGTGGTGGCAAGTTTGCAAGCGATTCTGGATCCGAAGAATGCATCTCCCGGCCAGCATAATATCGGCCCGATCAAAACCGTCAGTGCGGCGGATGCGTCAACGGTGGTGATTGAAACTGACGTTCCCTATGCCGATCTGCCGGTGATGCTGACCTATCCCGTGGCCAAAGTTATCCCAGTCAGCATTGCCACGGGCGATCTGACCAGACTGAATAAAGAAGCGCTGGGAGCCGGGCCTTTCAAGTTGGTGTCCTACGATCCGGAACGCAAAATCGTCGTAGAGCGTAATCCTCATTACTACGATCCTCAGCGGCCTTATATTGATGGCGTGGAAGTGGTCGTCTACCCCGACGGCATCGCGGAGAGTTCGGCGCTGATTGCCGGCGACACCGATTTGATGCTCTCGGCGCAGGCGAGCGAATTTTCCCGTCTCACCAAGTCGCCAGACATCCAGCCGTTGCGCGTCTCATCTGGCCAATTTCTCAATATCAATATGGGCTGCGATCAAAAACCTTTTAACGATCCGCGCGTGCGTCAGGCGCTGGCGTTATGTGTCGACAGGCAAGCCACGGTGGATTTTGTCGCCAACGGCTTCGGCACCGCAGGTGAGGATAACCCGGTCAACAGCGCTTATCCTTACTTTGCTGCGTTGGCGAAAAAAGCGGTGGATTACAGCAAAGCCAAGGCGCTGTTGGCGCAGGCCGGTTATCCAAACGGACTGGATTTAAAATTGATTGCCTCGGATAAACCCTCCACGCGCACCCAATTAGGCATCGCGCTGCGCGAAATGGCAAAACCCGGCGGCTTTCGTATCGAGGTGCAGACGATGGCGCATAGCACCTACCTTGACCAAGTCTGGAAGAAAAACAATTTTTACGTCGGTTTTTATAATATGCAGCCGACACCCGATGCCGTGTTTTCCCTGCTCTATACCTCAAGCGCCGCATGGAACGAAACCCGTTGGAACAATGCCGACTTCGATGCTGCCGTCAGCGCAGCGCGCGAAACCGCCGATCCGGCGCAGCGTGCCGGTCTTTACGGCAAAGCGCAGCAGCTGATGTATGACGAGGTACCCTCGCTTATACCCACTTTCTTCGATCTGCTGGCCGCGAGCCGCGATTACGTGGCGGGCTACCACCTGCATCCGCGCGGTGCGGTGTTCCGCCTGGACCACGTCTGGCTGACGGACAAAGCGCCCAAGCGTGCGGTGTAA
- a CDS encoding F-box protein, whose amino-acid sequence MTNIYDLPLEIKREIASHLNSKDYAHLRETCKTMSQSLESFSAINTLLNNGEVRGKTKRNLCRIACDRIIRIILANKSPKEVAHNLRHCFISNIRDVKHNLIVGITYHRCLCSKSVPCNLSNSLRLLYDLISANTKGHPIRIENWVVPNKYVAEFRIVIDNLMINFQSLSVIFSSFNQVFTEINGIEKLIVAALTNKLKEHLCHYPPEQITRNEIMKCCAQYPLLFYMGENALEKIVGYEE is encoded by the coding sequence GTGACTAATATTTATGATTTACCGCTAGAAATAAAACGAGAAATTGCATCCCACCTGAATTCAAAAGATTATGCTCATCTGCGGGAAACGTGCAAAACGATGAGTCAAAGTCTTGAGAGTTTTTCAGCCATAAACACTCTTTTAAATAATGGCGAAGTCCGTGGCAAAACAAAACGCAATTTATGTAGAATAGCGTGTGATAGAATAATCAGAATCATACTTGCAAATAAATCGCCGAAAGAGGTTGCGCATAATTTGAGGCATTGCTTCATTTCTAATATCCGTGACGTAAAGCATAATCTTATCGTTGGGATTACCTATCATCGCTGTTTATGTTCCAAATCTGTTCCTTGTAATTTATCAAACTCTTTAAGATTGCTCTATGATTTAATTTCTGCCAACACAAAAGGTCACCCTATTCGCATAGAAAATTGGGTTGTACCAAATAAATATGTTGCAGAGTTTCGTATCGTCATCGATAATTTAATGATAAATTTTCAATCACTCTCTGTTATTTTTTCTTCATTTAACCAGGTCTTTACCGAGATAAACGGCATCGAAAAACTCATCGTTGCCGCTCTTACCAACAAGCTGAAAGAACATTTGTGTCATTATCCTCCAGAACAAATTACTAGAAATGAAATTATGAAATGTTGTGCTCAATACCCTTTGTTATTTTATATGGGTGAGAATGCATTAGAAAAGATTGTGGGGTACGAAGAATGA
- a CDS encoding M20 family metallopeptidase, whose product MKPEDLIYRIDRDFCLTFLAKMVQHKSYSATEGERELARYMAAQMTKLGLEAELQTVPGGRFNAIGRLPGNGGGHSLLFNGHLDTNPVTEGWTVDPWEGKIDEQFIYGIGVSNMKAGDAAYFCALKTLIDAGVKLKGDVILTYVVGELQGGIGTLAAIEQGVRADYFINAEPTDLQALTMHAGSLMFTIELTGDTRHLSKREDAVDAIAAAVALIPQINAMTFSGAKSAEHLKINRGHIGTVHGALGRDLEEWRPPQVADFVRLKGSARFAPGQTVPGVLADLQALLDKLCVRYPGLKAELFDDGARDKPTMLPFEVSPASPIVQAVNNAWRRVRASQQPTGVITPPAFYGTDAAHFYQHAGMEGIVCGPGGKYNTMPDERVDISDFLDMVRIYLLAILEICQPVEV is encoded by the coding sequence ATGAAACCTGAAGATCTGATTTACCGTATTGATCGTGACTTTTGCTTGACATTCTTGGCAAAAATGGTGCAACACAAAAGCTACAGCGCCACTGAAGGTGAGCGTGAATTAGCCCGTTATATGGCAGCGCAGATGACCAAACTTGGACTGGAGGCTGAGCTGCAAACCGTGCCGGGTGGGCGATTCAACGCCATTGGACGTCTGCCGGGTAACGGCGGCGGCCACAGCCTCCTGTTTAACGGCCATCTGGACACCAACCCGGTGACTGAGGGTTGGACGGTGGATCCCTGGGAAGGAAAAATTGATGAGCAGTTTATCTACGGCATAGGCGTCTCTAATATGAAAGCCGGTGATGCGGCTTATTTTTGCGCGTTAAAAACGCTGATTGATGCCGGTGTAAAGCTCAAAGGTGATGTCATCCTGACTTACGTGGTGGGCGAACTGCAGGGCGGCATTGGCACGCTGGCGGCCATCGAACAAGGGGTGAGGGCAGATTACTTCATTAATGCTGAACCCACCGATTTACAGGCATTGACCATGCATGCCGGTTCGCTGATGTTTACCATCGAACTGACCGGTGATACGCGCCACCTCTCCAAACGCGAAGACGCCGTGGATGCGATTGCGGCGGCGGTAGCGCTTATTCCGCAAATTAATGCCATGACCTTTAGCGGCGCGAAAAGCGCTGAACATCTGAAGATTAACCGTGGTCATATCGGTACGGTGCATGGCGCGCTGGGCCGTGACCTGGAGGAGTGGCGTCCGCCGCAGGTGGCGGATTTTGTGCGTTTAAAAGGCTCAGCGCGTTTTGCGCCGGGGCAGACGGTGCCGGGCGTGTTAGCAGATTTGCAGGCGTTGCTGGATAAGCTGTGCGTTCGCTATCCTGGCCTGAAGGCGGAGCTGTTTGACGACGGTGCCCGGGATAAACCCACCATGCTGCCGTTTGAAGTGTCGCCAGCGTCGCCGATAGTCCAGGCGGTGAATAACGCTTGGCGGCGCGTGCGCGCAAGCCAACAGCCCACCGGCGTGATAACTCCGCCGGCTTTTTATGGAACTGACGCGGCGCATTTTTATCAGCATGCCGGGATGGAAGGCATCGTCTGCGGCCCCGGCGGCAAATACAATACCATGCCGGATGAGCGCGTGGACATCAGTGACTTCCTCGATATGGTGCGTATTTACCTGCTGGCGATCCTCGAAATTTGCCAGCCGGTTGAGGTATAA
- the ddpX gene encoding D-alanyl-D-alanine dipeptidase: MKQDLQLTDLAVRFPALMFDLRYATANNIAGYAIYSEARALLHPAAANVLQRSIDIAELAGLRLLILDAYRPQQAQYHLWDACPDENYVVPPAQGSNHSRGVAIDLTLVDGEGRELDMGTAFDAMEKQSHPFHPDVAQEAQRHRLMLNAVMLNGGFVGMPTEWWHFELPEAAEYPLLPEQFSCVRRKNNV; the protein is encoded by the coding sequence ATGAAACAGGATCTCCAGCTCACCGATTTAGCGGTAAGGTTCCCGGCACTCATGTTCGACTTGCGCTATGCCACGGCAAATAACATTGCAGGTTATGCCATTTACAGCGAGGCGAGGGCCTTACTGCATCCGGCCGCGGCAAACGTATTGCAACGGAGTATAGACATTGCCGAATTGGCGGGTTTGCGCCTACTGATACTGGATGCGTATCGCCCACAACAGGCGCAATATCACCTATGGGATGCTTGCCCGGATGAAAATTATGTCGTTCCGCCGGCGCAAGGATCGAATCACAGCCGCGGCGTAGCCATTGACCTTACGCTGGTGGATGGGGAAGGTAGGGAGCTGGACATGGGAACAGCGTTTGATGCGATGGAAAAGCAATCGCATCCTTTTCACCCTGATGTCGCGCAGGAGGCGCAGCGTCATCGTCTAATGTTGAACGCCGTTATGTTGAATGGCGGATTCGTTGGCATGCCGACCGAGTGGTGGCATTTTGAATTACCTGAAGCGGCAGAATATCCTTTACTCCCCGAGCAATTTTCTTGTGTTAGACGTAAAAATAATGTCTAA
- a CDS encoding dipeptide ABC transporter ATP-binding protein, producing MTLQNQTPVLTVENYSLDYTLEGGGTLPVLREIAFQVMSGEVLGLVGESGSGKTTLGWAIMRWLANNARELSGDITLQGQSLLTVPAPQLAALRGAKLGMIFQDPSASLNPTLTLGEQVTEVLRRHRGLSAREAQALGETLLNDVELKNPAQMMKRYPHQVSGGEKQRIMIATAFACQPACLIFDEPTTALDVISSAQILDLYARLREETGVASLYISHDLALVSKVAHRVCVLERGRIVESADCRTLFNAPRHDYTRKLIEAVPNPQQRLLHDAAGSQPLLSLHDLTIDYGHAGVLDRLMKRPPNITRAANAVSLTVHQGEILGVVGESGSGKSSLARAISGLVPFNGAIDFCGFTIHDRAQMDKDYRRRVQMIFQHPDASLNPRMTIGDIIARPLRLYGLPEGESEAQAVARLLEEVRLPANFAFRYPHALSGGQKQRVAIARAFACPPELVICDEITAALDVSVQATIIELLLELRRRYHTAYLFITHDLSLIRQIAHRVAVMYRGDVVDVVPGDRMLQQAQHPYTRALLEAVHVPESHPSVA from the coding sequence ATGACGTTGCAAAACCAGACGCCGGTGCTGACGGTGGAAAACTACAGCCTCGATTACACCCTGGAGGGCGGCGGGACGCTACCGGTGTTGCGTGAGATTGCTTTTCAAGTGATGTCGGGTGAGGTGTTGGGGCTGGTGGGGGAATCGGGTTCTGGAAAAACCACCCTCGGCTGGGCGATTATGCGCTGGTTGGCGAATAACGCCCGCGAACTCAGCGGTGATATCACCTTGCAGGGGCAAAGTCTGCTCACTGTGCCGGCGCCGCAGTTGGCCGCGTTGCGCGGCGCCAAGCTGGGCATGATTTTCCAAGACCCTAGTGCTTCGCTCAATCCCACGCTGACGCTGGGCGAGCAGGTGACCGAGGTGCTAAGGCGTCATCGCGGGCTATCGGCGCGTGAAGCGCAGGCGCTGGGTGAAACGCTGCTTAACGATGTAGAATTGAAGAACCCGGCGCAGATGATGAAACGTTATCCGCATCAGGTTTCGGGCGGTGAAAAGCAGCGCATTATGATTGCCACCGCCTTCGCCTGCCAGCCGGCTTGCCTGATTTTTGACGAGCCGACCACCGCGCTGGATGTGATCAGCTCGGCACAGATCCTCGATCTTTACGCGCGCTTGCGCGAGGAGACGGGCGTCGCGTCTTTATATATCTCCCATGACCTGGCGCTGGTATCGAAGGTGGCGCATCGTGTTTGCGTGTTGGAACGAGGGCGTATTGTCGAATCGGCCGACTGTCGCACTTTGTTCAACGCGCCGCGCCACGACTACACCCGTAAACTGATCGAGGCGGTACCCAATCCGCAACAGCGTTTGCTGCACGATGCTGCCGGTAGCCAGCCGCTATTGAGCCTGCATGATCTCACCATCGATTACGGACATGCGGGTGTGCTCGATCGTCTAATGAAACGCCCGCCAAACATCACTCGCGCGGCCAATGCGGTGTCGCTGACCGTACATCAGGGGGAAATCCTCGGCGTAGTAGGCGAATCAGGTTCGGGAAAATCGTCGTTAGCGCGCGCCATTAGCGGTCTGGTGCCATTCAATGGCGCAATTGATTTCTGCGGCTTTACTATTCATGACCGTGCCCAGATGGATAAGGACTATCGCCGCCGGGTGCAGATGATTTTTCAGCATCCCGATGCCTCGCTGAATCCGCGCATGACCATAGGCGATATTATCGCCCGCCCGTTGCGTCTGTATGGTTTGCCAGAAGGGGAATCCGAAGCGCAGGCGGTGGCGCGCCTGCTGGAGGAAGTGCGTCTGCCGGCCAATTTCGCCTTCCGCTACCCCCATGCCTTATCCGGCGGCCAGAAGCAGCGCGTCGCCATTGCACGCGCCTTTGCCTGCCCCCCAGAGTTGGTTATTTGCGATGAAATTACCGCCGCGCTGGATGTTTCTGTGCAAGCCACCATCATTGAGTTGCTGCTGGAACTGCGCCGCCGTTACCACACCGCCTATTTGTTTATCACCCATGACCTCAGCCTGATCCGCCAGATTGCCCATCGCGTGGCGGTGATGTATCGCGGCGATGTGGTCGACGTCGTGCCGGGCGATCGCATGTTGCAACAGGCGCAGCATCCCTATACCCGTGCGCTGCTTGAGGCGGTACACGTTCCTGAATCCCATCCCTCTGTGGCATGA
- a CDS encoding M20 family metallopeptidase, with protein sequence MIPSTSLQTALNAIVHDGQAMLDDLQQMLSVDTCFPPGNGYPAFADLMQSLLTPLDFQFQRVSVPKPLWQTPDDSAQGERINLIASLAAGAAENCNLYFHVDTVPAGDGWRFPPLSLTEAEGKLFGRGAADMKGTIVAAMAAIRAARAAGLRLRFNPVLLLCTDEEGGLYPGIRYLAEQHCFHGHMLSFNGGAVPRIWAGCFGSIDAKIIITGRSAHSGDPVGGINAIEAALPLMNALHRLKQDVESRTSLMPSPPHFAGKPLTSRLTLAAAHGGSKGSIIPERFELLINRRYAPEEAFADVWQELAQCVELAMANTPAPDVALQMIGHLAPVSDPGGPHWSRWQAALCQGFGFEENDFAVWGSSTSSDMGWVQQAGMKEILLGGLARPDNRIHAADEYTTMADLVALSQSILAYLADDFSPTPGPQ encoded by the coding sequence ATGATCCCATCGACATCACTTCAGACGGCGCTTAATGCCATTGTCCACGATGGCCAGGCCATGTTAGACGACCTGCAACAGATGCTGTCGGTGGACACCTGTTTTCCGCCGGGTAACGGTTATCCGGCCTTCGCCGACCTGATGCAGAGTCTGCTGACTCCGCTTGATTTTCAGTTCCAACGAGTGTCAGTGCCGAAGCCGCTGTGGCAGACCCCGGACGACAGCGCGCAAGGTGAGCGGATTAATCTCATCGCTTCGCTGGCGGCAGGGGCGGCGGAGAACTGTAATCTCTATTTCCATGTGGATACTGTTCCTGCGGGAGACGGCTGGCGTTTTCCGCCGTTATCGCTGACCGAGGCGGAGGGAAAGTTATTTGGCCGAGGGGCCGCCGACATGAAAGGCACTATCGTGGCGGCGATGGCGGCCATCCGAGCGGCACGCGCAGCGGGTTTGCGCTTGCGCTTTAATCCGGTTTTATTGCTATGTACCGACGAGGAGGGCGGGCTTTATCCCGGCATCCGGTATCTGGCGGAACAGCACTGTTTCCACGGCCATATGCTGAGTTTTAACGGCGGTGCAGTACCCCGTATTTGGGCGGGCTGTTTTGGTAGCATAGATGCGAAGATCATCATTACCGGACGTTCGGCACACTCGGGCGATCCGGTCGGTGGCATTAATGCCATTGAAGCCGCGCTACCGCTGATGAATGCGCTACATCGGCTAAAGCAAGACGTTGAGTCCCGCACCTCCTTGATGCCATCACCACCGCATTTTGCCGGTAAGCCACTCACCTCGCGTCTGACGCTGGCCGCCGCCCACGGCGGCAGTAAAGGCTCTATTATCCCAGAACGTTTTGAACTGTTGATTAACCGACGCTATGCGCCGGAAGAGGCGTTTGCCGATGTTTGGCAGGAACTGGCGCAGTGCGTTGAACTGGCGATGGCGAATACCCCCGCGCCCGATGTCGCATTACAGATGATCGGTCATCTGGCCCCGGTGTCCGATCCTGGCGGGCCGCACTGGTCGCGCTGGCAAGCGGCGTTGTGCCAAGGCTTTGGCTTTGAGGAAAACGACTTCGCCGTCTGGGGTTCGTCTACCAGTTCCGATATGGGCTGGGTGCAGCAGGCCGGAATGAAGGAGATTCTGCTGGGTGGCCTCGCCCGCCCGGATAACCGGATTCACGCTGCCGATGAATACACGACGATGGCAGATTTAGTCGCGCTCTCTCAATCCATTCTGGCCTATCTGGCCGATGATTTTTCGCCAACCCCGGGCCCCCAATAA
- a CDS encoding M24 family metallopeptidase: protein MRLRAAMEQADVEVMLIDHGEMLAWLTGYTVSETLYRACLVPLSGEPWMVLRQLDEVPCRAQSPGLEVISYADWDDPWFTVAQSLKDRGFAHARLGADYYSYGMTVYSWQQLSRHLPDVVWRDLTGISDRLRSVKSASELQSLRQAAVIADFAMRQIAVEVTAGWRVRDVAALAARHFLQQGADTGETGPIVIANGDSGFLHATGLEQRLRRGDVLHAELIPKVNHYSARLMRPLVVGEISAHRRELAQQLLRIQDRQIAAMRPGVPANEVDRLARDALLNSGLRSAVTNVTGYALGLYTRTPRPSDFSGAFHPGAKWKLETDMVFHMYISAQGLAFSETVRVTTNDAERLTTLSRQLFSLADN, encoded by the coding sequence ATGCGCCTGCGTGCAGCAATGGAGCAGGCTGACGTTGAGGTGATGCTGATCGATCACGGGGAAATGCTAGCGTGGCTGACCGGGTACACGGTGTCGGAGACACTGTATCGCGCTTGCCTGGTGCCGCTCTCGGGCGAACCCTGGATGGTACTGCGACAGTTGGATGAAGTGCCGTGCCGCGCGCAGTCCCCTGGACTGGAGGTGATCAGTTATGCTGATTGGGATGATCCGTGGTTTACCGTGGCGCAAAGCCTTAAGGATCGGGGCTTTGCCCACGCGAGGCTCGGTGCGGATTATTATTCCTATGGCATGACGGTGTACAGCTGGCAGCAACTGTCGCGCCATTTGCCCGACGTAGTGTGGCGTGATCTGACCGGTATTAGCGATCGCTTGCGTAGCGTGAAATCCGCGTCCGAGCTGCAATCGCTGCGCCAGGCCGCGGTCATTGCTGATTTTGCCATGCGGCAAATCGCTGTCGAGGTGACCGCGGGTTGGCGCGTACGAGATGTCGCCGCACTGGCGGCGCGCCATTTTTTGCAGCAGGGCGCGGATACCGGCGAAACTGGGCCGATTGTTATCGCCAACGGCGACAGCGGTTTTCTACACGCAACCGGCCTTGAGCAACGGCTGCGGCGGGGCGATGTGCTGCACGCCGAGCTGATCCCAAAGGTCAATCACTACAGTGCGCGTCTGATGCGGCCATTGGTGGTGGGAGAGATAAGCGCGCACCGTCGCGAACTGGCCCAGCAGCTGCTGAGGATCCAGGATCGTCAAATCGCCGCCATGCGGCCAGGGGTGCCAGCCAACGAAGTGGATAGGCTGGCGCGTGATGCGCTGCTAAACAGCGGACTGCGCAGCGCCGTTACCAATGTCACCGGTTATGCGCTCGGGCTTTACACGCGCACGCCGCGTCCCAGCGATTTTTCTGGTGCGTTCCATCCCGGCGCGAAGTGGAAACTGGAAACCGATATGGTGTTCCATATGTATATTTCTGCGCAAGGATTAGCCTTTAGTGAAACGGTCCGCGTCACAACGAATGACGCTGAGCGGCTGACCACCTTGTCGCGCCAGCTTTTCTCGCTAGCGGACAACTGA
- a CDS encoding ABC transporter permease, which produces MPDLLKRLVRSPQGAAGVLILLLALLMVAGGAHVAPFDPEAISILSRYKPPGAEHWFGTDQMGRDIFSRVLVGARSTILLSLLATALAMAIGAVLGTASAYLGGKADEILMRTMDAVMAIPSLLFALLIVSTLGQSSLNAVLAITIAFIPGMVRIARSVALAARQQDYINAAIARGEAGHYIILREMLPNILAPIIVEATIRVAFAIMLFATLSFLGLGAQPPEPEWGLMVSEARDYFFNAPWMMLIPGLAIALVAIGFNLLGDGLRDVLNPRNH; this is translated from the coding sequence ATGCCTGATCTCCTGAAACGTCTGGTGCGCTCGCCGCAGGGTGCGGCTGGGGTGTTGATTCTGTTGCTGGCGTTATTGATGGTGGCGGGCGGGGCACATGTCGCGCCGTTCGACCCGGAGGCCATCTCGATCCTCAGCCGCTATAAACCGCCGGGTGCGGAACACTGGTTCGGCACCGACCAAATGGGCCGCGACATATTCAGCCGTGTATTGGTAGGGGCGCGTTCCACCATTTTACTGTCGCTGCTGGCGACCGCGCTGGCGATGGCCATCGGCGCGGTGCTCGGCACCGCCAGCGCTTATCTTGGCGGTAAGGCGGATGAAATTTTGATGCGCACGATGGATGCGGTGATGGCGATCCCGAGCCTGCTGTTTGCGCTGCTAATTGTTAGCACTCTGGGGCAGAGCAGCCTGAATGCGGTGCTGGCAATCACCATCGCCTTTATACCGGGTATGGTGCGTATCGCCCGCAGCGTGGCGCTGGCTGCGCGACAGCAGGATTACATTAATGCCGCTATCGCGCGCGGTGAAGCCGGCCACTACATCATCCTGCGCGAAATGCTGCCGAATATCCTTGCGCCGATAATCGTGGAAGCCACCATACGCGTCGCCTTCGCTATTATGCTCTTTGCGACTCTGAGTTTTCTCGGCTTGGGCGCTCAGCCCCCTGAACCGGAATGGGGGCTGATGGTGTCGGAAGCGCGTGATTACTTTTTTAACGCGCCGTGGATGATGCTGATCCCCGGGCTGGCGATCGCGCTGGTCGCCATCGGTTTTAATTTGCTGGGCGATGGCCTGCGCGATGTGCTCAACCCGAGGAATCACTGA